A genomic region of Candidatus Cloacimonadota bacterium contains the following coding sequences:
- a CDS encoding ferrous iron transporter B: MNKILLIGNPNVGKSVIFSRLTGVNVIASNYPGTTVSFTKGILRHEGLRTEIFDVPGTYTLEPTCRAEEVAVQMLDDIKDDENSIIVNVVDATNLERNLHLTLQLIQRRMPMIVLLNFWDECKHTGVSINVEALQKELGIPVFTTCGITGEGIKHFVESLDQAKISTLQFKEENIWNKIGKIIEKTQQLTHRHHTLWERIGDASIHPIAGIPIAIIILALSFYIIRLIGESIIGYVMEPLFDNLWTPVLMKLSALLGGSGFFHNILLGKLINGSIEYVESLGLLSTGLFVPIGMVLPYIISFYLVLSFVEDSGYLPRLGILIDKFMHKLGIHGLAIIPMLLGIGCNVPGAMATRVLETRRERFIAATLMAIAIPCMAQIAMIFGLVGSYGVGAIAIVFGTLFIVWVVLGLIMNVFTKGESPEIFIEIPPYRFPYIPGLFKKVWMRILWFLREAVPFVIVGVLVVNILYFSGIIQFLGRLSAPLVKGIFGLPEGAVGALIIGFLRKDVAVGMLIPLGLSKSQMIISSVVLTMYFPCIATFAVLLKELGVKDMLKSAGIMLISTIIVGGILNLIL, translated from the coding sequence ATGAATAAGATCCTTCTTATCGGGAATCCTAATGTCGGGAAAAGCGTTATATTCTCTCGCTTGACCGGCGTGAATGTTATTGCATCCAATTACCCGGGAACCACCGTAAGTTTTACAAAAGGTATCCTGCGGCATGAGGGATTGCGCACCGAGATCTTCGATGTTCCGGGCACGTATACACTCGAACCGACATGCCGTGCAGAAGAGGTTGCCGTGCAAATGCTCGACGATATCAAAGATGATGAAAACTCCATTATCGTCAATGTTGTCGATGCAACAAATCTTGAACGAAACCTCCATCTTACCCTTCAGCTCATACAACGAAGAATGCCGATGATCGTCCTACTTAATTTCTGGGACGAATGCAAGCATACCGGTGTATCCATCAATGTAGAAGCCTTACAAAAAGAACTTGGCATTCCGGTCTTTACAACCTGCGGAATAACAGGTGAAGGTATCAAGCATTTTGTGGAATCACTCGATCAGGCAAAAATAAGCACCCTGCAATTCAAAGAAGAAAATATATGGAACAAGATCGGTAAGATCATTGAGAAAACACAGCAACTAACGCATAGACATCATACACTGTGGGAGCGAATTGGCGACGCCTCGATCCATCCTATTGCTGGTATACCAATTGCAATAATCATACTTGCTCTATCATTTTATATTATTCGGCTTATTGGGGAATCAATCATCGGTTATGTTATGGAACCACTGTTTGATAATTTATGGACACCGGTGCTTATGAAACTCTCAGCCCTTCTCGGTGGCTCAGGTTTCTTTCATAACATACTGCTTGGTAAACTGATCAATGGCTCGATCGAATATGTCGAATCTTTGGGACTCCTTTCTACAGGTCTTTTTGTTCCTATCGGAATGGTTCTTCCATATATAATTTCATTCTATTTGGTACTCAGTTTTGTTGAAGATTCGGGCTATCTGCCACGCCTTGGAATCCTTATCGATAAGTTCATGCACAAGCTTGGCATACATGGGCTGGCGATTATTCCGATGCTTCTCGGTATCGGATGTAATGTGCCTGGTGCAATGGCAACACGAGTACTTGAAACCCGGCGGGAAAGGTTCATCGCTGCTACACTCATGGCAATTGCTATCCCCTGTATGGCTCAGATCGCCATGATATTCGGGCTTGTCGGCTCATATGGAGTAGGAGCAATTGCAATCGTTTTTGGGACACTGTTCATTGTCTGGGTCGTGCTTGGTTTGATTATGAATGTCTTTACCAAGGGTGAGAGTCCTGAGATTTTCATTGAGATACCACCATATAGATTCCCATATATTCCAGGTCTTTTTAAAAAGGTCTGGATGCGTATCCTGTGGTTCCTGAGAGAAGCTGTTCCCTTCGTAATCGTCGGCGTTCTTGTTGTGAATATTCTCTATTTTTCGGGCATCATACAATTTTTAGGCAGGCTTTCTGCGCCACTCGTTAAGGGAATTTTTGGACTGCCGGAGGGTGCTGTCGGTGCCCTCATTATTGGCTTTCTACGAAAAGATGTTGCTGTAGGTATGCTTATTCCTCTTGGATTATCCAAATCGCAGATGATCATTTCTTCGGTTGTTCTAACCATGTATTTCCCTTGCATAGCAACTTTTGCAGTACTCCTAAAAGAATTGGGTGTAAAGGATATGTTAAAATCCGCAGGGATCATGTTGATTTCCACGATCATTGTTGGGGGTATTCTCAATTTAATTTTGTGA
- a CDS encoding ferrous iron transport protein A, with product MEKIPLIKLKKGESAVIVSHHGGRLFERRMSSLGLRPHAVVKMVSSQLFHGPVIVQIGNSQVAIGHGMARRIYVERLGHE from the coding sequence ATGGAAAAAATCCCCTTGATCAAACTCAAAAAAGGTGAAAGCGCTGTTATCGTGTCACACCACGGCGGAAGACTCTTTGAACGCAGGATGAGTTCGCTTGGATTACGTCCTCATGCAGTAGTTAAAATGGTCTCATCGCAGCTTTTTCACGGTCCGGTTATTGTTCAGATCGGGAACTCACAAGTAGCGATCGGGCATGGCATGGCTCGCAGGATCTATGTGGAAAGGCTCGGTCATGAATAA
- a CDS encoding transcriptional repressor, which yields MEKKIKKFKTFLKMNNSLCSAEREQITRYILLRSDHFSADELYLDLKQDGYAISRATVYRTLDLLVKSGLVENTQLQSGSYIYEQKKDEAHHDHLICNECGKIIEFHSDKIEAIQKQVCEENDFLMTGHTLRICGICKECRKKDK from the coding sequence ATGGAAAAGAAGATAAAAAAATTTAAAACCTTTTTAAAAATGAACAATTCACTCTGTTCTGCAGAAAGAGAACAGATAACCCGATACATCCTTTTACGTTCAGACCATTTCAGCGCAGATGAACTCTATCTTGACCTTAAACAAGACGGATATGCCATATCCCGCGCAACAGTTTATCGTACCCTCGATCTATTGGTAAAGAGCGGCCTGGTCGAGAATACTCAGCTGCAAAGCGGTTCATATATCTATGAACAAAAGAAGGATGAAGCCCATCATGATCATCTTATATGCAATGAATGCGGCAAGATCATAGAATTTCATTCTGATAAGATCGAAGCGATACAAAAGCAGGTATGTGAAGAAAATGATTTCTTGATGACCGGTCACACACTCAGAATATGCGGCATCTGTAAAGAATGCCGGAAAAAGGACAAGTAG
- a CDS encoding tyrosine--tRNA ligase, which produces MEIIKQGVEEIIPEEDLIKKLKHSQETKIPLRIKYGIDPTASDVHIGHMVPVRIMRRFQDLGHIGVIVIGDYTAQIGDPTGKNESRPHLSAEDVKRNAEKYMDQMYYVLDKDKTEVRYQSEWFGPMQLSEFISLLGKFTMAQIMAHDTFRRRYEENLPFGLHELMYPILQAYDSVAIKADVELGATEQKFNILAGRDMQRYFNMPEQVAVLMPILIGTDGVEKMSKSLGNYIAIFDSPEDKYGKVMSIPDYLIENYFLYAAFASIDDILEMKKKLKEGMNPKLIKQELARRVVELYHDAEAAKKAEDHFNTVFAQKEIPDDIPELKVKPEKIWLVQLLNDGGLVQSNGEGRRMIKQGAVSINGERISDMNYELIPENDMVIKVGKRRFCKLILL; this is translated from the coding sequence ATGGAGATCATCAAGCAGGGAGTTGAAGAGATCATTCCTGAAGAAGATCTTATTAAGAAACTCAAACATTCGCAAGAGACAAAAATCCCACTCAGGATAAAATACGGTATCGATCCCACAGCTTCGGATGTACACATCGGGCATATGGTTCCTGTTCGTATTATGCGCAGATTCCAGGACTTAGGACATATCGGCGTTATTGTGATCGGAGACTATACTGCACAGATCGGAGACCCGACCGGGAAAAACGAGTCGCGACCGCACTTATCTGCAGAAGATGTAAAACGAAACGCAGAGAAATACATGGATCAAATGTACTATGTTCTGGATAAGGATAAGACTGAAGTTCGTTATCAGAGTGAGTGGTTTGGTCCTATGCAGCTTTCGGAATTTATTTCTCTACTTGGAAAATTCACCATGGCGCAGATCATGGCGCATGATACATTCCGTAGAAGATATGAAGAAAATCTTCCTTTCGGACTGCACGAGCTTATGTATCCAATACTCCAGGCATACGACTCTGTTGCGATCAAAGCTGATGTGGAATTGGGTGCCACCGAGCAGAAATTCAACATCTTAGCAGGACGTGATATGCAGCGTTACTTCAATATGCCCGAACAGGTCGCAGTGCTGATGCCCATTCTGATCGGAACTGATGGTGTAGAAAAAATGAGTAAAAGTCTTGGTAATTACATAGCAATCTTTGACTCTCCCGAAGATAAATACGGCAAGGTCATGTCCATACCGGATTATCTCATTGAGAATTATTTCCTGTATGCGGCGTTTGCATCTATCGACGACATACTTGAGATGAAGAAGAAACTCAAAGAAGGTATGAATCCCAAGCTGATCAAGCAGGAGCTTGCACGTCGGGTTGTTGAGCTTTATCATGATGCTGAAGCTGCAAAGAAAGCAGAAGATCATTTTAATACTGTTTTTGCTCAAAAAGAAATTCCAGATGACATCCCTGAGTTAAAGGTCAAACCGGAAAAAATCTGGCTGGTTCAGCTTCTTAATGATGGGGGGCTTGTGCAGTCTAATGGTGAAGGCAGACGCATGATCAAACAGGGGGCTGTATCAATAAATGGCGAAAGAATTTCCGACATGAACTATGAATTAATCCCGGAAAATGACATGGTCATCAAAGTTGGTAAACGCAGATTCTGCAAACTTATTCTCTTATAG
- a CDS encoding orotate phosphoribosyltransferase, with amino-acid sequence MNKIEIERLLVDSGAFLEGHFKLTSGKHSKYYVEKIKLIQRPEDVVKIGKAFASKCSHLDFDVVVSPALGAIVLGYEVAKQMGKRFVFTQRKEGVMSIRSGFDLQPGERVLIIEDVTTTGGSVFEVIDCIRERGADIAGVGLVVYRSGGIIDFGVPVLPLLTLKIEAYEPDECPLCRENVQITKPGSSGK; translated from the coding sequence ATGAATAAAATAGAGATTGAAAGATTATTGGTCGACTCTGGTGCTTTTTTAGAAGGTCATTTCAAGCTGACCTCTGGAAAACACAGCAAATATTATGTTGAGAAGATAAAGCTCATTCAGAGACCGGAAGATGTGGTCAAGATCGGGAAGGCATTTGCTTCGAAGTGTTCTCATCTCGATTTTGATGTGGTTGTGAGTCCTGCTCTCGGAGCGATTGTTCTTGGATATGAAGTTGCCAAACAAATGGGTAAGAGATTTGTTTTTACCCAGAGAAAAGAAGGTGTGATGTCAATCCGCAGCGGGTTTGATCTTCAGCCGGGTGAAAGAGTCCTTATTATCGAAGATGTGACAACAACCGGAGGGAGTGTTTTTGAGGTAATCGATTGCATTAGAGAGCGTGGGGCAGATATAGCCGGTGTCGGTCTTGTGGTTTACAGAAGTGGAGGTATTATCGATTTTGGTGTACCTGTACTCCCACTCCTCACGTTGAAAATCGAAGCATACGAGCCGGATGAATGCCCCCTTTGTAGAGAAAATGTTCAGATAACCAAACCCGGTTCAAGCGGTAAATAA
- the ftcD gene encoding glutamate formimidoyltransferase, with translation MKIVECVPNFSEGRDLNIIKQITDQIEEVDGVVLLDVDPGKETNRTVVTFVGSPEGVEEAAFRAIKKASEIIDMRQHSGAHPRMGATDVCPFVPVAGVTTEDCIEISKKLGKRVGDELHIPVFLYEHSATTPERQNLANIRQGEFEGLAKKLENPHWKPDFGPAKCHEKAGGLVTGAREFLIAYNIDLNTRDTQKAKEIALTIREKGRRMRDENYQPITDDEGNIITEPGIFEDVKAIGWYIPEYGQAQISINLTNYNVAPPHLVFDKVREIALERGLVVTGSELVGLIPLEAMLNAGRYFLEKQGSSYAVSDKELVHIAIVSLGLNDISKFDPNEKIIEYKIAKQDLLVNLKVNEFVDELASDSPAPGGGSVAALCGSLAAGLTSMVGNLTQGKYKFKNSEERIAYKENEARMLTMAWEAQQLKKHLLIAIDTDTEAFNTYMAAMKLPKKTDEEKKIRSTEIQKAIKNATQVPLHTMKLCWEVIVLAETAAKYGNQNALSDAGVAAITALTATKSAYFNVLINLPGVKDEDFKKKIREEADNTLNQAIELSGKIEKSVLEKL, from the coding sequence ATGAAAATTGTTGAATGTGTTCCTAATTTTAGTGAAGGTCGTGATCTCAATATTATCAAACAGATCACTGACCAGATAGAAGAAGTCGATGGCGTTGTGCTGCTCGATGTTGATCCCGGTAAAGAAACGAATCGAACTGTTGTAACCTTTGTCGGGTCTCCAGAAGGTGTAGAAGAAGCAGCGTTCAGGGCAATTAAGAAGGCTTCTGAGATCATCGACATGCGTCAACACTCAGGTGCTCATCCACGCATGGGAGCAACCGATGTATGTCCCTTTGTGCCTGTGGCAGGAGTAACAACTGAAGATTGTATTGAGATTTCAAAAAAACTTGGTAAGCGTGTCGGTGATGAACTCCACATACCGGTTTTTCTATATGAACACTCAGCAACGACACCGGAACGGCAGAACCTTGCAAACATCAGGCAGGGAGAATTTGAAGGGCTCGCCAAGAAACTCGAAAATCCGCATTGGAAACCTGATTTTGGTCCTGCAAAATGCCATGAAAAAGCAGGGGGTCTTGTTACCGGTGCTCGTGAATTTCTCATTGCATACAACATCGATTTGAACACACGTGATACTCAAAAAGCAAAGGAAATAGCTCTTACGATACGTGAAAAAGGTCGTCGAATGCGTGATGAGAATTATCAGCCTATTACAGATGATGAAGGAAACATTATTACAGAGCCAGGTATATTTGAGGATGTTAAAGCGATCGGATGGTATATTCCTGAATACGGACAGGCGCAGATCTCCATCAACCTTACGAACTACAACGTTGCACCACCCCATCTTGTTTTTGACAAAGTCAGAGAGATCGCTCTTGAAAGAGGTTTGGTGGTAACAGGTAGTGAGCTTGTTGGACTCATTCCGCTTGAAGCAATGCTTAATGCAGGTAGATATTTCCTCGAAAAGCAAGGTTCATCCTATGCTGTTTCCGATAAAGAACTGGTGCATATTGCAATTGTTTCACTCGGACTCAATGACATTTCAAAATTCGATCCAAATGAGAAGATCATTGAATATAAGATTGCTAAACAAGACTTACTTGTTAATCTGAAAGTCAACGAATTTGTTGATGAGCTTGCCTCCGATTCACCTGCCCCTGGTGGCGGAAGTGTTGCAGCATTATGCGGGAGTCTCGCTGCAGGCTTGACTTCGATGGTTGGAAATCTGACGCAGGGAAAATATAAATTCAAGAATAGCGAAGAGAGGATTGCATATAAAGAAAACGAAGCGCGCATGCTGACCATGGCGTGGGAAGCCCAGCAACTTAAAAAGCATCTTCTCATCGCAATCGATACTGACACGGAAGCATTCAATACGTATATGGCCGCAATGAAGCTTCCCAAGAAAACGGATGAGGAAAAGAAAATTCGATCTACTGAAATTCAGAAGGCGATCAAAAATGCAACACAGGTTCCGCTTCATACAATGAAACTTTGCTGGGAAGTTATCGTGCTGGCAGAAACCGCAGCAAAATATGGAAACCAGAATGCCCTTTCTGACGCAGGCGTCGCTGCCATAACAGCACTTACCGCAACAAAAAGTGCATATTTTAATGTGCTAATCAACCTGCCTGGTGTCAAAGATGAGGATTTTAAAAAGAAGATCAGAGAGGAAGCAGACAACACACTAAATCAAGCAATTGAACTTTCTGGAAAAATTGAAAAAAGTGTTTTAGAGAAGTTATAA
- the nfo gene encoding deoxyribonuclease IV: MKYIGAHVSASGGVWNAPENAHNIGAKAFALFTKNQRQWKANQLNKEDISLFKEACSRFGYDSRYILPHDSYLINLGHPEKDALQKSRDAFIDEVRRCEQLGLRYLNFHPGSTLKRISNKECLAIVVDSINKTIDNSDYLTLVIETTAGMGSSVGSSFEELSYIIERVEDKSRIGVCIDMCHIFAAGYDIGKKKKYEETMRRFEDVIGLQYLKGAHLNDSKKDFGSGIDRHAPIGKGFIGIEGFRNIMNDERFDEIPLILETPERDNWKKEIILLYDLIEQKEVT; this comes from the coding sequence ATGAAATATATTGGAGCACATGTCAGCGCAAGCGGCGGTGTGTGGAACGCACCGGAAAATGCCCATAATATTGGTGCAAAGGCATTTGCACTCTTTACTAAAAACCAGAGGCAATGGAAGGCAAATCAGCTTAATAAAGAGGATATTTCATTATTCAAAGAAGCATGCTCCCGTTTTGGATATGATTCCAGATATATCCTTCCCCATGACAGTTATCTGATAAACCTGGGACATCCTGAAAAGGATGCTCTTCAAAAATCAAGAGATGCTTTTATCGATGAGGTCCGACGATGCGAGCAGCTTGGGTTGCGCTATCTCAATTTTCACCCGGGAAGTACGCTTAAGAGAATTTCAAATAAAGAATGCCTAGCCATCGTTGTGGATTCGATAAATAAGACAATTGATAACTCCGATTATCTTACATTAGTCATTGAAACAACCGCGGGAATGGGTTCGAGTGTTGGTTCGTCATTTGAAGAACTTTCGTATATTATAGAACGAGTTGAAGACAAATCCAGAATAGGTGTCTGTATCGACATGTGCCATATCTTCGCAGCAGGATATGATATCGGTAAAAAGAAGAAATATGAAGAAACGATGCGTAGGTTTGAAGATGTCATAGGTCTTCAATATCTAAAAGGAGCTCACCTCAACGATTCCAAAAAGGATTTCGGAAGCGGCATAGACAGACATGCCCCAATCGGAAAAGGTTTTATAGGAATAGAAGGTTTCAGAAACATCATGAATGATGAACGATTCGATGAAATTCCTCTCATACTCGAAACACCCGAACGAGATAATTGGAAAAAAGAAATAATATTGCTCTACGATCTTATTGAACAGAAAGAGGTTACATGA